TCCCTTGATTACTTGGTGTCTCTTGGGTTTGAATATCCGAGTCTGAGACCGACGTGTCGTTAGTTACTTCACCAGTAGCTTCACCCTCTTTATCAAACAATGGCAGTTCATTATGACCATACTTATTAATCATATCTAAGCGTACCGTGTCGTATATCTCTTGCCGTTGGTTAAAGTTATTTATTGCCGCTTCGACAAATTCACTTTTATAATTAATCGGCGCACCGCCAGAACCATCAGTATCTTCTACAGACACATTACTGTACTGCATATAGGTGCTAACACTCCACCAGACCCCAGAAATCACGACTAATGTAGAAATCACAAGTCCAATCAACCACTCTCTTTCCGGGTGCATGATTTGATTGTCGGAGAATTCTTTTTTATGTGGATGGATGACATGGTCTACCATCTTTAATATCTCTTTTTTCTCGATCATGGTGTCTGCATTGTTATTAATATAGTCGCCTCACCTTCCCAAGTATCTCCAGCTATTGATTTTAATGACAAAGATTCGAGATACGAATGGTAATGTATATTTTCCAGTATTCTTACAAAGTCTTTCACCGCATCTTTTTCACCCACGTAAACAAAAACAACCTTGAAAAACTTCAAACCTTTTTCCTTATCAGCAATAGTATCATCAATGGATTCTGTCCTTAAGGTTAGACCTAGCGTCGGAGCCAGTGCTTCCATTTCATCTAGAAAGGTAATTGAATCATTGGCATCTCGGAGAAACTTTGTTGACAACTCAGTCCGCTGTGCTTCTGTCTCCTGCATTGTTCGTGTAATATTTAAATGAGTATAGTCTTTCTTATTATTACTTTTTAAAAGAGCCACGTTATTATCTAAACGAACTCCTTGAGCATTAATCTCAAAAAACAAAAAGCCACAAATAGCTGACGTTAGAACAAACGATATCAATGAAATAATAAATGTGCTTTTGGTGTTATTACTCATAGGCTATTTATTATCAGTATTAAGATTAACTGATAAGGTAAAACCAATATCCTTATCTTTCGCTAAATCAGAAATCGGTAACTTTACATCCTTCACTTCAGGCAGAGCTGAAAGGTTGTCACGAAACTCGACCAAAGCTTCTCTGGTATCAGCTATCCCTTTTACCTCTACAGACTCTACAGCCATGCCCGCACGAAGAAACTCATAATCGTTGATAATAATCATTGAGCCTTGTAGGTCATCAATGGCTGCCATCAAAGAAGAAAATTGTTCTAACTGCTGTAGCTCGACCAACAAGGCCGATTGTCTCTTGGCCATTGTTAAAGCCGAAGCCGAAAGATCATAATCAGCCACCTTGGCGGCCACCTCCTTAGCGGATGAGGCATAAGTACCAACCTGAGAAGTAACCAAAACATAGACCGGTAGTAGTGAAATCGCTACCAAAAGACCCGCCACACTCACCGCAAATAACCAAACCGAAATAACCCTAACCCAGTATTCCTTGGTTATTTGTTTTTTAGCGGTTGGTGGTATTAGATTAATCATAAATACTAAACAGAGCTCTTTATAGCCAAACCAATAGCAGTGGCATAACCATATGAATAACGTTTTTCAATTGGCGGTATCATCACTGAAGTATCAAAAGCATTTTGCCAAACATTACCTCGCACACACTTAGCCCCCAACATCTCAGTTAGGTACTCCGGTAGCCCACGCAAATTACCACTCCCTCCACAAATAATTACCTTTTTAATTCGTCGCTCATCTCTATTACTACCACGCTGGTGCCAATACTGCATACGAAGCGCTATCTCGTCTTTTATGACAGAAATGGTAGAAATTAATGCATCATAGACTTTTGTATCGTCGGTTTCAGTAATCAAGCCAATGGTATTTTTAATTTTCGTCAATTCATCCTCCGGTACGTCTCCCAGGGTTTTCCTAAGCATTTGTGACAATTGCTTGCCACCCAAATCAATCGTGGATGTATACAGTAGAGACTGCCCACCCACAATTCCGACTCCGGTTCTGGTCTTACCAAAGTCCAAAAGCATAACAACATCATCGTTATCATTAGAAACCACCGCCCGCGCCATAGCTTGCGCCTCAACCTCAAAAGAAAGCGGGGTTAGCCCTGCCTCCCTACAAACATCATAATATTTTAAAATAGTCTCACGTTGATAGGCGGCCACTACAACCTTGACCATGTTTTGATTGGTGTACGATGGGATTATTTCATAATCAAAAATAGCGTCTCTAGCAGGTATCGGTACATTCTCTTCCAATCTAAACTCTAAAACATTACGAATTTCTTTCGGTGGAACATTACGCTTGATCTCTGTTTCAAAAATATACGCTCTTTCCTCTGGTAGTGATACCCTAATGTAGTCAGCCTTAGTGGTAGCTTTGAATTCTTTCAGCGCATTAACCATACCTTTTGGATCTAGGATCTCGCCTCTTTCCAAAACATCTTTCGGGATTTTAATGTCACCCCACTCCTTTAGGACCCGCAACCGGTCGGACCGCAGTGACGGATGAAAAGACACATACTTCATAGAAGTGTCGGAAATATCTACCCCAACACTAGGCATCACCATGAAGCTCGGCGGTGGGACTATTTTCGTCAGTGAACTCAAGACATTCATATTATCTATTATACGCTGTCTCTACCACCAAAAACGTCACCTTCTTCACATAGTGAGTAAAAAATAAATAATGATGGAAACAAAAGTGATAATGGTAATTGGTTTGATATTTTTGCGAGCCATCCGAACCGCATCTTCACCGTAATGATATGTCAAATAACCTGCAATACTGTAGCGAACAGAACGTCCCACAAACACTCCTGATAAAAATAAGAGTAGGTTACCTTTAATAGCTCCAGCCGCCAAAGCAGTCAAAGTAAAAGGAACAGGCGTAATAGCTCCCACCAACCCAAGAATAAAGGTACTGTTCTTAAATTCCTCACTTATTACATAAAATTCAGCTACTGATTTGTCGGACAAAAAGCCAAGTATGATATCAATAAAGAAATTGGCTGTTATGTAGGCGACTAGGCCACCGATAATAGAGGCGGCTAGAGTTACTACAACAGCTGTCACCACCTTAGAGCGATGGAGTAATATATATGCGATCAGAAAAGGATCGGTTATTAAGGGAATCAAAAGCATTGACTCCACAAAAGATATGATAGCCAAAACCCACAGACCATAGCGTGAACTAAGTAGTCCTTTTGATTTTTGTGTCACCTCTCTTAGGTCCTTATCTTTAGTAGTTTTAATTTCTACGTTCTCTGGCATGAAAGTTATCTTACTTCAGCACCCGCCTCAACCGGCGCCTGCGGTACCAATAAAGTAAATGTTTCTGCAGTACCGGTAGCCAAAATCATACCATGACTCATCAGGCCTTTTATTTCGCGCGGTTTAAGGTTGGTAACAAAAGGACACTGCACACCAACCAATTGCTCAGGTTCTTCGAAATAACTCCTTATACCAGATATAATTTGCCTAGGCTCCGTTTCACCAAAATCTACCATTAGTTTGAGTAGTCGATCAGCTTCCGGAACAATCTCTACCGACTTAATAGTGCCAATCTTTATCTCCAGCTTGGCAAAATCTTCAAATTCAATTTGCTCCATAATCAATTATCGGTGACTTAAATAATTATCTAATATCAAGGTGGCGGCGGCTGCATCAGTCATATCATTGCGCCCTTGAATCCTTAGCGCCGCCTGTGTGGTGTACTGCTCAGGTTCAAGGTGGATTGGTAACCCAGTTTCAAGAGTAAGGCTGGTGATAAATTCCTCAACTGCTTCGTGTACAGCATTAGGTTTTCCTTCTTTATCCAACGAATAGCCAATCACAATCTCTGCTACCTGTTTCTCTTCAATAAGAGCCACTACTTTTGTTAGTAATTCTTGATCATTCCCATAAACCGCATGCGGGAATGCCATCTTGCCTGATTCGTCGGTAATTGATACTCCGACTCGCTTTTGACCAAAATCTATACCTAAAAGTCTCATGTTTTTTAGCATAACACAAATTTTAAAAAGTTAGAAAAGTCCCGCGCGAGCTTCGCTCGCGCGGGACTTTTCAACTAGCCAACTGACACTCTAGGAATCCTCCAATATCCTCTTAGTCTCAACCTTATACGACTCAACATTAGGCTGATCAAAGGCATTAACATTGAACAATTGACCTAGGTACATCACTTCCAGCATCTTAAACTGCATAAAAGCACCGATCTCATACTCGTTTATCCCTTCTAGTTTTATTTCCATAAACGGTAGATCATTTTGGGTGTAAGCAATTTTTACCCCCTCTAGAATTGCTTCCACGATTTCATCAGTAGTCTTACCGTTTATCATGGTAGCAATTTCACCAAACATACGATCGGCTGGTACAGATAATTGTTTGTCGGTATTTTGATTGTAGACAAACGTAGTTACCTTGTCTTTGGGACCACCTAGATACAACTGTCCAACTGAATGCAGATCAGTCGAACCGATTGAGACCGTAGGAGTCAATCCAGTATTTACCTTTTCTCCGGCCAAGTTAAATTCTTTACCGATACTTTCTCCCAAGAGCTGGCGATACCATTTACCCAACGACTCAAGCTCACTGTTGAAGAGAAAAGTATCATGAATAGACTTACCGTCATCGTGCGCCAAAGATAAGAAAGCAGCACTTAAAAGAGCTGGGTTTTCAACCATTTCTGAACTAATACATTTAGCTCGCATGTCAGCCGCCCCCCGCCTTAAGGCTCTTATGTCTAAACCAGCTGCCAAAAGCGGAAAAAGCCCAACCGCTGATAGAACAGAGTACCGCCCACCAACCATCTTAGGTATCGCCAGTTTGGCAAGACCAGCTTTTCCCGCCCCTTGCCACAACAAAGAACCCTCGTCGGTAATTACTACCGTTCGCTCCTCAGCATCAGTGAATTTTTTATTTAGAGCGCTTAGGATTATTTCTGTATTGGCCATTGTCTCAGTAGTACCGCCAGACTTACTAATACTAACAACCAAAAATTCTTCCACTTCTTTAATAGTCGGAATTAATTCCTCAACGTAAAAACGAAGCATAGTGGAATTATTGGTATCAACAAAAATCATCTTGGGATGATTTGCTGACAACACATCACCATAACCGACTAAAGCATCGTAAACAGCCTTAGTACCCAAGTTAGATCCGCCAATCCCAGTCACAAAAATATATCGAAGTTTAGGCGAAACTTTTTGTGCCACCAACTCTTCTACCACAGACAGTAGCTCATCATCAACCGGTAGGTTGATTGAAGCCTCAGCTGCTTCGTAGTTATTATCAGCTGCCACTTGCCCCAACCCCTGAACGTAGTTTGTTAATTGTCTGGCCCGGTCTTCTACTACCGAAGATGAGTACGTGGTTGAATTCTTTAACTCGAGTTTCATAGCTGCTTATATTTTATAAAATTTCAAAATTAATAATCTATTCTCAGTATTATAGCCTATAAACGACCCCTAGCTTTTTCAGCTTCAATAATCCGATTGATCGCCAACTTATAACTATGCGTACGAAGAGAATAAAGATCGTCCTCACTAGCCCGCAAAACACAAGCAAAAGCCTCAACAATTCTCGACTCCAACTCTGAGTGTACACGTTCAATCAACCAATAATCGTTACTGCTGTTTTGAGCCCATTCAAAATAACTCACCATCACCCCGCCGGCGTTAGCTATAATATCGGGAATTACAACTATACGCTTTTGCTCCTGCAAGATTTTATCGGCTTCCGTTGTAATCGGATCATTGGCCATTTCCAAAATGGTTTTGGCCTTGATTTTTTCTACGTTATCTTTAGTAATCTGATGTGAAATTGCCGCCGGTACTAAAACATCAACATCAAGCTCCAAAAGCTCAGCATTGGTTATTTCCTTGGCAGATATATCTGTCGGTAATTTTCTGTGCTGACTGTCACCTAATATTGCCTTGATATCCAAACCAGCTGGATCATATATAGCCCGCCTGGTATCGCTGACCGCCACTACTTTGGCTCCCCAACCATGCAGTATTTCTGCTAAATATGAACCGACATTACCAAAGCCCTGAATCGCGACTGTCGTTCCTTGAATCTTTTGGCCAATATGCTCCAGATAAGTACGGAGCACAAAGGCTCCACCAAGCGAAGTGGCTTCAGTGCGGCCTTTTGAACCACCGAGTGACAAGGGCTTACCGGTAATAATTCCCGGCACAAATCGACCGCTAATCTTTGCGTACTCATCCACCATATAACCCATTATTTCAGCATTGGTATTCACGTCCGGCGCGGGCACATCCACTCGATCACCAATGAAGGGGTGGATTTCACGAATAAAAGAACGTGACAATCTCTCAAGCTCACCCTTTGACAACACCTTCGGATCAACCTCAACTCCACCCTTAGCTCCGCCAAACGGAATATTAACGAGTGCACATTTAAGCGCCATTAAAAACGCTAGATTTTTTACTTCCTCAAGTTCGACTTCCGGATGAAAACGAAGACCTCCCTTACCTGGTCCACGCGCATCGCTGTACAAGACCCGATAAGCATTGAAGGTTTTAGTTTCACCGGAATCCATCTTGACCGGCACCGTGAAGGTTACAATCCGCTTGGGTCGATCAAGTAAACAAATCTCTGACTCAGAGTATTCATCTTCAGACAAGATGCTCACGAGCCTGTGCCGACAATCTATACAAATATTCTTGTCTTCCCCTATTTGATTAACCATATTATTAGTGTAATTAAAAATTTTAAATATATACCACACTCAACAAACACTTCTTCTAATCCACCAAATTTAGCCTATGTTTAAATATTTTAGTATATACGCAAATATTGTATCAATCATACATAATAATTTCAAATTCCCCTATCCACTTTCTTTTTTAAATTCCAATTATCAGCCACTTAACAGCAACAGCC
Above is a genomic segment from Candidatus Nomurabacteria bacterium containing:
- a CDS encoding VTT domain-containing protein; the encoded protein is MPENVEIKTTKDKDLREVTQKSKGLLSSRYGLWVLAIISFVESMLLIPLITDPFLIAYILLHRSKVVTAVVVTLAASIIGGLVAYITANFFIDIILGFLSDKSVAEFYVISEEFKNSTFILGLVGAITPVPFTLTALAAGAIKGNLLLFLSGVFVGRSVRYSIAGYLTYHYGEDAVRMARKNIKPITIITFVSIIIYFLLTM
- the ruvX gene encoding Holliday junction resolvase RuvX, with protein sequence MRLLGIDFGQKRVGVSITDESGKMAFPHAVYGNDQELLTKVVALIEEKQVAEIVIGYSLDKEGKPNAVHEAVEEFITSLTLETGLPIHLEPEQYTTQAALRIQGRNDMTDAAAATLILDNYLSHR
- a CDS encoding Glu/Leu/Phe/Val dehydrogenase, yielding MVNQIGEDKNICIDCRHRLVSILSEDEYSESEICLLDRPKRIVTFTVPVKMDSGETKTFNAYRVLYSDARGPGKGGLRFHPEVELEEVKNLAFLMALKCALVNIPFGGAKGGVEVDPKVLSKGELERLSRSFIREIHPFIGDRVDVPAPDVNTNAEIMGYMVDEYAKISGRFVPGIITGKPLSLGGSKGRTEATSLGGAFVLRTYLEHIGQKIQGTTVAIQGFGNVGSYLAEILHGWGAKVVAVSDTRRAIYDPAGLDIKAILGDSQHRKLPTDISAKEITNAELLELDVDVLVPAAISHQITKDNVEKIKAKTILEMANDPITTEADKILQEQKRIVVIPDIIANAGGVMVSYFEWAQNSSNDYWLIERVHSELESRIVEAFACVLRASEDDLYSLRTHSYKLAINRIIEAEKARGRL
- the pilM gene encoding pilus assembly protein PilM, giving the protein MNVLSSLTKIVPPPSFMVMPSVGVDISDTSMKYVSFHPSLRSDRLRVLKEWGDIKIPKDVLERGEILDPKGMVNALKEFKATTKADYIRVSLPEERAYIFETEIKRNVPPKEIRNVLEFRLEENVPIPARDAIFDYEIIPSYTNQNMVKVVVAAYQRETILKYYDVCREAGLTPLSFEVEAQAMARAVVSNDNDDVVMLLDFGKTRTGVGIVGGQSLLYTSTIDLGGKQLSQMLRKTLGDVPEDELTKIKNTIGLITETDDTKVYDALISTISVIKDEIALRMQYWHQRGSNRDERRIKKVIICGGSGNLRGLPEYLTEMLGAKCVRGNVWQNAFDTSVMIPPIEKRYSYGYATAIGLAIKSSV